A stretch of Zymoseptoria tritici IPO323 chromosome 1, whole genome shotgun sequence DNA encodes these proteins:
- a CDS encoding Ca2+-modulated nonselective cation channel polycystin (related to intracellular signaling.), translating into MLALRPVEVNGLISGIHGVVKTMDKSHGSEDRRLIFTDTARTSQQTTMTPSPTRPLTTNASDLDHATPRRLPTLSFKIGANDHATTDESHRTNEPSTLASRTALSSSKSSPVRIGDSAPTSKKLPKPVPERKSSLRQPQRQLRKKKSSSVLGLLALKEPSTVAFEKFAEQERKRAGRKGGKAAAVIMPGVSSQRLPEHVPKVNSKWDGLPPVIKKKDNDRLRDTRCSTTTMSSYGSSSYTAPTSNPQGKAGSSRKGTFLDPPSPTSGDFNNEAFLSTPSPPLFSHKPKLPDSPRHDSATTSPSADIAPLEDHRLHTAETSWFSDADDAETNSGVTFLNALTALHPSQPHVTYTNSPSARSVSSTSLSPTDSDPKMASTTSSVWNVLRSYAEKPKTASTTSSASGVLRSLPDRTEPRAVQRVHREDVRVPQGVQTERSGERIGSRNGQDVSAMRQADVLPWEMFEPPREGEGLVSAASSIVRGGRQFNIGAFGNESGTANGGGRLKRFGRTFGRK; encoded by the coding sequence ATGCTCGCCTTGAGACCTGTCGAAGTGAATGGACTCATCAGCGGCATACACGGAGTTGTGAAGACCATGGACAAGAGTCATGGGTCTGAAGATCGACGCTTGATCTTCACAGACACGGCACGGACCTCACAGCAAACGACCATGACCCCGAGTCCAACCAGACCATTGACCACAAATGCCTCGGACCTTGACCACGCCACACCTCGACGGCTACCCACGCTGTCCTTCAAGATTGGAGCGAACGACCATGCCACCACCGATGAATCGCACCGGACAAACGAACCTTCAACCCTCGCATCTCGCACTGCACTATCCTCTTCGAAGTCCTCGCCCGTGAGAATCGGCGACTCGGCACCGACAAGCAAGAAGTTACCCAAGCCTGTCCCAGAACGAAAGTCCTCCTTACGTCAACCTCAGCGTCAActtaggaagaagaagagttcGAGCGTACTCGGCTTGCTCGCGTTGAAAGAGCCCTCCACCGTAGCCTTTGAAAAATTCGCCGAGCAGGAGCGGAAGAGAGCTGGGCGAAAAGGCGGAAAAGCAGCAGCGGTCATAATGCCTGGTGTGTCTTCTCAGAGACTACCCGAGCATGTGCCCAAGGTCAACAGCAAGTGGGATGGTCTGCCTCCGGtgatcaagaagaaggacaatgACAGATTGAGAGACACCAGATGTTCGACGACAACGATGTCATCGTACGGATCATCATCGTATACTGCTCCGACATCCAACCCACAGGGTAAAGCTGGGTCGTCGAGGAAAGGAACCTTTCTAGACCCACCCTCGCCAACGTCGGGCGACTTCAACAACGAGGCCTTTCTATCGACTCCCTCACCTCCACTCTTCTCTCACAAGCCTAAACTACCAGACTCACCTCGCCATGACTCGGCCACAACGTCGCCCTCCGCAGACATCGCTCCTCTTGAAGATCACAGGCTCCATACGGCCGAGACTTCCTGGTTCAGTGACGCCGATGATGCAGAGACTAATTCCGGCGTCACCTTCCTCAATGCTCTCACGGCACTTCATCCGAGCCAGCCACACGTTACATATACCAACTCTCCTTCTGCACGATCCGTGTCGTCAACATCACTGTCTCCAACGGATTCCGACCCCAAAATGGCCTCGACAACGTCCTCTGTTTGGAACGTCTTGCGATCCTATGCCGAAAAGCCCAAGACCGCATCAACAACTTCATCTGCTTCTGGCGTTCTGCGAAGCCTGCCTGATCGAACCGAGCCGCGAGCTGTACAGCGTGTCCATCGAGAGGATGTGCGCGTACCGCAAGGGGTACAAACAGAAAGGAGTGGTGAGAGAATTGGCTCGCGAAATGGACAGGACGTCTCGGCGATGCGGCAGGCGGATGTGTTGCCGTGGGAAATGTTCGAGCCGCCGCGCGAGGGCGAAGGATTGGTGTCGGCGGCGAGCTCGATtgttcgaggagggaggcaaTTCAACATTGGCGCTTTTGGGAATGAGAGTGGGACAGCGAACGGCGGAGGAAGGCTGAAGA